The proteins below are encoded in one region of Streptomyces marianii:
- a CDS encoding LacI family DNA-binding transcriptional regulator produces MTVTLADVAARARVSPATVSRVLNGNYPVATSTRERVLRAVDELDYVLNGPASSLAAATSDLVGILVNDIADPFFGILAGAAQTAIGEGTSGRAGGEKLAVVCNTGGCPERELTYLTLLQRQRAAAVVLTGGAPEDPDHLTAMAAKLGKLSDAGTAVVLCGRPPVSGGAVTATLAFDNRGGGRRLTEHLVSLGHRRIGYVAGPTERTTTRHRLEGHRAALEAARAADAASGGAGAAGSAPEDQERLTIHGLYDRRSGYDATLELLRRDPGLTAVVAANDTVALGACAALRDLGLRIPEDVSVAGFDDLPFAVDAVPALTTVRLPLHEAGVRAGRLAMGREAPPPGGIATIGAELMARASTAPPRKDSPRTTIPISSGCG; encoded by the coding sequence ATGACAGTCACGCTGGCTGATGTGGCGGCTCGCGCCCGGGTCTCCCCGGCGACCGTCTCCCGGGTCCTCAACGGCAACTACCCGGTCGCGACCTCGACCCGGGAACGGGTGCTGCGCGCGGTGGACGAGCTCGACTACGTCCTCAACGGGCCGGCCAGTTCACTCGCCGCGGCCACCTCCGACCTGGTCGGGATCCTCGTCAACGACATCGCCGACCCGTTCTTCGGGATCCTGGCCGGCGCCGCACAGACCGCGATCGGTGAAGGCACCTCGGGCCGGGCGGGCGGCGAGAAGCTGGCGGTGGTGTGCAACACGGGCGGCTGCCCGGAACGTGAACTGACCTACCTGACGCTGCTGCAACGGCAGCGTGCGGCCGCAGTCGTCCTCACGGGCGGGGCACCGGAGGACCCGGACCACCTCACCGCCATGGCGGCCAAGCTGGGGAAGCTCTCGGACGCGGGGACCGCGGTCGTGCTCTGCGGCCGCCCGCCCGTCTCCGGGGGCGCCGTCACCGCCACGCTCGCCTTCGACAACCGGGGTGGCGGGCGGCGGCTCACGGAACACCTGGTCAGCCTGGGGCACCGGCGGATCGGGTACGTCGCGGGCCCCACCGAACGCACCACCACACGGCACCGGCTGGAAGGCCATCGCGCGGCGCTGGAAGCGGCGAGGGCGGCCGACGCCGCGAGCGGGGGCGCGGGGGCGGCCGGATCCGCGCCGGAGGACCAGGAGCGGCTGACGATCCACGGCCTGTACGACCGGCGCTCCGGCTACGACGCCACGCTGGAACTACTGCGCCGCGATCCCGGCCTGACGGCGGTCGTCGCGGCCAACGACACGGTGGCGCTGGGCGCCTGCGCGGCGTTGCGCGACCTGGGCCTGCGCATCCCGGAGGACGTCTCGGTGGCCGGATTCGACGACCTGCCGTTCGCGGTGGACGCGGTGCCGGCACTGACGACGGTACGGCTGCCGCTGCACGAGGCCGGGGTGCGCGCGGGCCGTCTCGCCATGGGCAGGGAGGCTCCGCCGCCGGGCGGCATCGCGACGATCGGCGCGGAACTGATGGCACGGGCGTCGACGGCGCCGCCGCGCAAGGACTCGCCCAGGACCACGATCCCCATCTCGAGCGGGTGTGGATAG
- a CDS encoding RNA-guided endonuclease InsQ/TnpB family protein, producing MRLRYSFRVYPNAPQRTALAKAFGCARVVWNDGLCLRQDAYKQGAERPKAAELSKRLVTEAKKSEERAWLSEVSAVVLQQSLRDLETAYSNFFASKNGTRKGPKTGPPKFKKKTSRQAIRFTANARFSVTADGKLRLPRIGDVEVRWSRDLPSAPSSVTIVKDAAGRYFASFVVEAEGKPLPELDLDDTETGIDLGLSTYAVLRGRKVSSSKFFRRQAEKLKRAQRKLSRARKGSNNRRKAKLAVAKIHARIADQRRDFIEQETTKITRESQAVYLEDLNVKGMGTAKGKRGKSVHDQSLSMFARTLEAKCARYGRTFAKASRWFPSTQLCSACGSIEGPKGLEGLKVRNWVCSCGAAHNRDENAELNLRREGRRIVAEGRPDT from the coding sequence ATGCGGCTCAGGTACTCCTTCCGCGTGTACCCGAACGCTCCTCAGCGCACGGCGTTGGCGAAGGCGTTCGGGTGTGCCCGCGTGGTCTGGAACGACGGGCTGTGTCTGCGCCAGGACGCCTACAAGCAGGGCGCCGAGCGGCCGAAGGCGGCGGAGCTGTCGAAGCGGTTGGTCACCGAGGCGAAGAAGTCCGAGGAACGGGCCTGGCTGTCCGAGGTGTCGGCCGTGGTCCTCCAGCAGTCCCTGCGGGACCTGGAGACCGCCTACTCCAACTTCTTCGCGTCGAAGAACGGCACCCGCAAGGGTCCGAAGACGGGGCCGCCGAAGTTCAAGAAGAAGACCAGCCGCCAGGCGATCCGGTTCACCGCGAACGCTCGCTTCTCCGTGACCGCTGACGGCAAGCTTCGCCTGCCGAGGATCGGTGACGTGGAAGTCCGCTGGTCCCGAGACCTTCCCTCCGCTCCGTCGTCCGTGACGATCGTCAAGGACGCAGCCGGCAGGTACTTCGCCAGCTTCGTCGTGGAGGCCGAGGGCAAGCCGCTGCCGGAGCTGGACCTGGACGACACCGAGACCGGTATCGACCTGGGCCTGTCGACCTACGCGGTCCTGCGCGGCCGGAAGGTCAGCTCGTCGAAGTTCTTCCGCCGCCAGGCCGAGAAGCTCAAGCGGGCTCAGCGCAAGCTGTCCCGAGCCCGGAAAGGCTCGAACAACCGTCGCAAGGCCAAGCTCGCCGTAGCGAAGATCCATGCACGCATCGCCGACCAGCGACGCGACTTCATCGAGCAGGAAACCACCAAGATCACGCGCGAGAGCCAAGCCGTGTACCTGGAAGACCTGAACGTGAAGGGCATGGGGACGGCCAAGGGCAAGCGCGGCAAGTCCGTCCACGACCAGTCGCTCAGCATGTTCGCCCGCACCCTCGAAGCCAAATGCGCACGGTACGGACGCACCTTCGCCAAGGCCTCCCGCTGGTTCCCCAGCACGCAACTGTGCTCCGCCTGCGGGTCGATCGAGGGGCCGAAGGGACTGGAAGGACTCAAGGTCCGGAACTGGGTGTGCTCCTGCGGGGCAGCCCACAACCGGGACGAGAACGCAGAACTCAACCTCCGCCGTGAAGGACGGCGCATCGTGGCCGAGGGACGCCCGGACACGTAA
- a CDS encoding glycoside hydrolase family 3 protein: MPDRTTPSRRSVLAATAAGAAAAALASSPAHAGSTDRGTTRTRLQRLISRMSLEEKIGQLFVMRVYGHSATAPDQTDADANLREIGVRSAAELVERYHVGGIIYFVWAHNTRDPQQIAELSNGIQQAGLAQPTPVPLLISTDQEHGIVARVGKPATLLPGAMALGAGGSRSDARQAARIAGTELAAMGIRQNYAPVADVNVNPANPVIGVRSFGSDPQAVSGLVASQVRGYQGAGVAATSKHFPGHGDTVSDSHYSLPTIHHTREEWGELDAPPFRAAIAAGIRSIMTAHIVVPALDPSEDPATLSRPILTGILREELGYDGVVVTDALDMAGVRQKYGDDRVPVLALKAGCDQLLNPPNLSVAWHAVLEAVRSGELSEQRIEESILRILLLKDELGLFRKPFVTREGVDRTVGKRSHLTAADRIAQETTTLLANPTGLLPLSRRGHRDVLVVGADPASPSGTTGPPTATLAKGFTELGFTATALSTGITPTAARIEEAVAAAAGKDVVVVGTYNVSATSPQRTLVSRLAATGVPVVTVAIRNPYDIAQLTGTGFAASLATYSWTDVELRAAARVIAGRAEPEGRLPVPVQRADDPAQVLYPVGHGLRYRG; this comes from the coding sequence GTGCCCGACCGGACCACCCCGTCCAGACGTTCCGTTCTCGCCGCCACCGCCGCAGGTGCCGCGGCCGCAGCCCTCGCCTCCAGCCCGGCGCACGCGGGCTCCACCGACCGCGGCACCACTCGCACCCGTCTCCAGCGGCTCATCTCCAGGATGAGCCTTGAGGAGAAGATCGGTCAGCTCTTCGTGATGCGGGTGTACGGGCACTCCGCCACCGCTCCCGACCAGACCGACGCCGACGCCAACCTCAGGGAGATCGGGGTCCGTTCGGCCGCCGAGCTGGTCGAGCGCTACCACGTCGGCGGCATCATCTACTTCGTCTGGGCCCACAACACCCGTGACCCGCAGCAGATCGCCGAGTTGTCCAACGGCATCCAGCAGGCCGGACTCGCCCAGCCCACCCCCGTTCCGCTGCTGATCTCCACGGACCAGGAACACGGCATCGTCGCCCGGGTCGGCAAGCCCGCGACGCTCCTGCCGGGCGCGATGGCACTGGGGGCCGGCGGTTCCCGTTCCGACGCCCGGCAGGCCGCGCGGATCGCCGGCACCGAACTCGCGGCGATGGGCATCCGGCAGAACTACGCACCGGTTGCCGACGTCAACGTCAATCCGGCCAATCCGGTCATCGGTGTGCGGTCGTTCGGCTCCGACCCCCAGGCCGTGTCGGGCCTGGTCGCCTCACAGGTGCGGGGCTACCAGGGTGCGGGCGTCGCCGCGACGTCCAAGCACTTCCCGGGTCACGGGGACACCGTGTCCGACAGCCACTACTCGCTGCCGACGATCCATCACACCCGCGAGGAGTGGGGCGAGCTGGACGCTCCGCCGTTCCGTGCGGCGATCGCCGCGGGCATCCGCTCGATCATGACGGCGCACATCGTCGTCCCGGCGCTCGACCCTAGCGAGGACCCGGCGACACTGTCCCGCCCCATCCTCACCGGGATACTGCGCGAGGAACTCGGCTACGACGGAGTCGTCGTCACAGACGCGCTCGACATGGCGGGCGTACGGCAGAAGTACGGCGACGACCGGGTTCCGGTGCTCGCCCTGAAGGCCGGCTGCGACCAGTTGCTCAACCCGCCGAACCTGAGCGTCGCCTGGCACGCCGTCCTGGAGGCCGTGCGGAGCGGCGAGCTGAGCGAGCAGCGCATCGAGGAATCGATCCTGCGCATTCTGCTGCTGAAGGACGAACTGGGTCTCTTCCGCAAACCGTTCGTCACCCGCGAGGGCGTGGACCGCACCGTGGGCAAGCGATCCCATCTGACCGCCGCCGACCGGATCGCCCAGGAGACCACCACCCTGCTCGCGAATCCGACCGGTCTGCTGCCGCTGTCCCGCCGCGGACACCGCGATGTCCTCGTGGTCGGCGCGGATCCGGCCTCCCCGTCCGGGACGACCGGGCCCCCGACCGCCACCCTCGCGAAGGGCTTCACCGAACTGGGCTTCACCGCGACGGCGCTGTCCACTGGCATCACCCCCACGGCCGCCAGGATCGAGGAAGCGGTGGCCGCGGCGGCCGGGAAGGACGTCGTGGTCGTCGGCACGTACAACGTCTCGGCGACCAGTCCGCAGCGGACCCTCGTCTCCCGGCTGGCGGCCACGGGTGTCCCGGTGGTCACCGTCGCCATCCGGAACCCGTACGACATCGCACAACTGACGGGCACCGGCTTCGCGGCCTCGCTCGCGACGTACAGCTGGACCGACGTCGAACTGCGGGCCGCGGCAAGGGTGATCGCGGGCCGGGCCGAGCCCGAGGGCCGGCTTCCCGTACCGGTGCAGCGGGCCGACGACCCGGCGCAGGTGCTGTACCCGGTCGGACACGGCCTGAGGTATCGGGGTTGA
- a CDS encoding citrate synthase, whose translation MSDNSVVLRYADGEYTYPVVESTVGDKGFDIGKLRAQTGLVTLDSGYGNTAAYKSAVTYLDGEQGILRYRGYPIEQLAERSSFLEVAYLLINGELPTVDQLAAFRGEITQHTLLHEDVKRFFDGFPRDAHPMAMLSSVVSALSTFYQDSHNPFDEKQRHLSTIRLLAKLPTIAAYAYKKSIGHPFVYPRNDLGYVENFLRMTFSVPAQEYEPDPVVVAALDKLLILHADHEQNCSTSTVRLVGSSQANMFASISAGISALWGPLHGGANQSVLEMLEGIAAAGADVDTFIRKVKNKEDGVRLMGFGHRVYKNFDPRAKIIKAAAHDVLSALGKSDELLDIALKLEEHALSDDYFVERKLYPNVDFYTGLIYRAMGFPTEMFTVLFALGRLPGWIAQWHEMIKEPGSRIGRPRQIYTGEVLRDFVPVEAR comes from the coding sequence GTGAGCGACAACTCTGTAGTACTGCGGTACGCGGACGGTGAATACACCTACCCGGTGGTCGAGAGCACCGTCGGCGACAAGGGCTTCGACATCGGGAAGCTCCGGGCGCAGACCGGTCTGGTGACCCTGGACAGCGGTTACGGCAACACGGCCGCCTATAAGTCCGCGGTGACCTACCTCGACGGCGAGCAGGGCATCCTGCGCTACCGCGGCTACCCGATCGAGCAGCTGGCCGAGCGCTCCAGCTTCCTCGAGGTGGCCTACCTGCTGATCAACGGTGAGCTGCCGACCGTCGACCAGCTGGCGGCGTTCCGGGGCGAGATCACCCAGCACACGCTGCTGCACGAGGACGTCAAGCGGTTCTTCGACGGTTTCCCGCGCGACGCTCACCCGATGGCCATGCTCTCGTCAGTGGTCAGCGCGCTGTCGACCTTCTACCAGGACAGCCACAACCCGTTCGACGAGAAGCAGCGCCACCTCTCCACCATCCGACTGCTGGCCAAGCTCCCGACGATCGCCGCCTACGCGTACAAGAAGTCGATCGGCCACCCGTTCGTCTACCCGCGCAACGATCTCGGCTACGTCGAGAACTTCCTGCGGATGACCTTCTCGGTCCCGGCGCAGGAGTACGAGCCGGACCCGGTCGTCGTGGCCGCGCTCGACAAGCTGCTCATCCTGCACGCGGACCACGAGCAGAACTGCTCGACGTCCACCGTGCGCCTGGTGGGTTCCTCGCAGGCGAACATGTTCGCCTCCATCTCCGCCGGCATCTCCGCCCTGTGGGGCCCGCTGCACGGTGGTGCCAACCAGTCCGTGCTGGAGATGCTGGAGGGCATCGCGGCCGCCGGCGCCGACGTCGACACCTTCATCCGCAAGGTGAAGAACAAGGAGGACGGCGTCCGCCTGATGGGCTTCGGCCACCGGGTCTACAAGAACTTCGACCCCCGCGCCAAGATCATCAAGGCTGCCGCCCACGATGTGCTCTCCGCCCTGGGCAAGTCCGACGAGCTGTTGGACATCGCCCTGAAGCTGGAGGAGCACGCGCTGTCCGACGACTACTTCGTCGAGCGCAAGCTGTACCCGAACGTGGACTTCTACACCGGTCTGATCTACCGGGCCATGGGCTTCCCGACCGAGATGTTCACCGTGCTCTTCGCCCTCGGTCGCCTCCCGGGCTGGATCGCCCAGTGGCACGAGATGATCAAGGAGCCGGGTTCCCGTATCGGTCGCCCGCGCCAGATCTACACCGGCGAGGTCCTGCGCGACTTCGTCCCGGTCGAGGCTCGCTGA
- a CDS encoding helix-turn-helix transcriptional regulator — protein sequence MTDRRLWSYRDIAAHIKVQPDTVRSYRKHGLLPPPDHVESGKPYWYADTIRVWVANRPGNRGRRS from the coding sequence ATGACGGACAGAAGACTCTGGTCCTACAGGGACATCGCCGCACACATCAAGGTGCAGCCGGACACGGTCCGTTCGTACCGCAAGCACGGCCTCCTGCCCCCACCGGACCACGTGGAGTCGGGCAAGCCCTACTGGTACGCCGACACCATCCGCGTCTGGGTGGCCAACCGCCCCGGCAACAGGGGGCGCAGGAGCTGA
- a CDS encoding heavy-metal-associated domain-containing protein: MTAETTTGTIEATGSCCSPTGSRHGGAAGAEPSGTTSVYLVKGMTCGHCEGAVSEEISTIAGVTSVKAVAATGQVTVVSAAPLEEAAVRAAVDEAGYELAGKA; this comes from the coding sequence ATGACCGCCGAGACGACCACCGGCACCATCGAGGCCACCGGCTCCTGCTGCTCGCCCACCGGTTCCCGCCACGGCGGTGCGGCGGGCGCCGAGCCGAGCGGCACGACCTCGGTCTACCTGGTGAAGGGCATGACGTGCGGCCACTGCGAGGGCGCCGTGTCCGAGGAGATCTCCACGATCGCCGGCGTCACGTCCGTCAAGGCCGTCGCCGCGACCGGACAGGTCACCGTGGTCTCGGCCGCTCCGCTCGAGGAGGCGGCCGTACGCGCGGCGGTCGACGAGGCGGGCTACGAGCTCGCCGGCAAGGCCTGA
- a CDS encoding GNAT family N-acetyltransferase codes for MTEQRLADFSVKPILTGAKVVLRPFSEEDAPTMAAILRDTEVLLLTGSAGAPPFPDEQLRSWYATRGDQPDRLDVGVVDRASGELVGEAVLNNWDERNRSCNFRILIGPRGRDRGLGTEAVRLITGYGFERLGLNRISLSVYDFNPRARRAYEKAGFIAEGTEREVLRHEDGWVDATNMSVLAREWAVHRGRPED; via the coding sequence GTGACCGAGCAACGACTGGCGGACTTCTCCGTCAAGCCGATCCTCACCGGAGCGAAGGTGGTCCTGCGCCCCTTCTCCGAGGAGGACGCCCCCACGATGGCGGCGATCCTGCGCGATACGGAGGTGCTTCTCCTCACCGGCTCCGCCGGTGCCCCGCCTTTCCCTGACGAGCAGCTGCGCTCCTGGTACGCCACCCGCGGTGATCAGCCCGACCGTCTCGACGTCGGCGTGGTCGACCGTGCCTCGGGTGAGCTCGTCGGCGAGGCCGTCCTGAACAACTGGGACGAGCGGAACCGCAGCTGCAACTTCCGCATCCTGATCGGCCCTCGCGGCCGTGACCGCGGCCTGGGCACGGAGGCCGTCCGGCTCATCACCGGCTACGGCTTCGAGCGGCTCGGGCTGAACCGGATCTCCCTGAGCGTCTACGACTTCAATCCCCGGGCCCGCCGGGCCTACGAGAAGGCGGGCTTCATCGCCGAGGGCACCGAACGCGAGGTCCTGCGCCACGAGGACGGCTGGGTCGACGCCACGAACATGTCGGTCCTCGCCCGCGAGTGGGCCGTCCACCGGGGCCGGCCCGAGGACTGA
- the tnpA gene encoding IS200/IS605 family transposase, producing the protein MAEYQNIRTGRHCTFVMHVHLVFVTKYRHNVSTNAHLKRMEEIMRSVCEDFETELVDFNGETNHVHLLVNFPPKVAVSKLVNSLKGVSSRRLRQEYPELIRHYWRAQRLWSGSYFAGSVDGAPPSAVRQYIEQQNRPL; encoded by the coding sequence ATGGCCGAGTATCAGAACATCCGCACTGGTAGACACTGCACGTTCGTCATGCACGTGCACTTGGTCTTCGTGACGAAGTACCGGCACAACGTCTCCACCAACGCCCACTTGAAGCGCATGGAGGAGATCATGCGCAGCGTCTGCGAGGACTTCGAAACCGAGCTGGTCGACTTCAACGGCGAGACCAACCACGTGCACCTACTGGTGAACTTCCCGCCCAAGGTCGCCGTCTCCAAGCTGGTCAACAGCCTCAAGGGCGTCAGCTCACGCAGGCTCCGCCAGGAGTACCCAGAGCTGATCCGGCACTACTGGCGGGCACAGCGCCTGTGGTCCGGCTCCTACTTCGCCGGGTCAGTCGACGGGGCTCCACCGTCGGCTGTCCGTCAGTACATCGAGCAGCAGAATCGTCCGCTCTAG
- a CDS encoding S28 family serine protease, which yields MRKTLRWLLSLVVLMGGAGTTASAATAAEPAIGSPTASQDVASRDIKDRILAIPGMSLIEEKPYPGYRYLVLNYTQPVDHRRPSKGTFKQRITVLHKDTTRPTVFYTSGYHVGTTPRRREPTQIVDGNQVDLEYRFFSPSRPDPADWSKLDIWQAASDQHRVFTALKKIYGKKWIATGGSKGGMTATYYERFYPRDMDGVVAYVAPNDVNNNEDSAYDRFFEKVGTAECRDKLNAVQREALVRRDSLEALYTEYAADNGHTFKTIGSLDKAFEAVVLDYAWAFWQYSLVSDCASVPVAATASDQEIWDSVDAISGFSFYTDQGLEPYTPYYYQAGTELGAPAIELPHLKGLSRYGYQAPRNFVPREIPMRFKPWVMDDVDGWVRHHARQMLFVYGENDPWGAEPFRLGKGARDSYVFTAPGANHGANVAGLKADQRAKATARILEWAGVAPAAVQEDPAKAKRLTKPDTKLDKQDIEREPMLRP from the coding sequence ATGCGGAAAACACTGAGATGGCTGCTGTCGCTCGTGGTGCTCATGGGTGGCGCGGGGACGACGGCGAGCGCGGCCACCGCCGCCGAACCCGCCATCGGCTCACCCACCGCGTCCCAGGACGTCGCGTCCCGGGACATCAAGGACCGGATCCTCGCGATCCCCGGGATGAGCCTGATCGAGGAGAAGCCGTACCCCGGCTACCGCTACCTCGTCCTCAACTACACCCAGCCGGTCGACCACCGGCGCCCGTCCAAGGGCACGTTCAAGCAGCGCATCACCGTGCTGCACAAGGACACGACCCGGCCGACCGTCTTCTACACCAGCGGCTACCACGTCGGTACGACCCCGCGCCGGCGTGAGCCCACGCAGATCGTCGACGGCAACCAGGTCGACCTGGAGTACCGGTTCTTCAGCCCGTCGCGGCCCGACCCGGCCGACTGGTCCAAGCTCGACATCTGGCAGGCCGCCAGCGACCAGCACCGCGTCTTCACCGCGCTGAAGAAGATCTACGGCAAGAAGTGGATCGCCACGGGCGGCTCGAAGGGCGGGATGACCGCCACGTACTACGAGCGCTTCTACCCGCGGGACATGGACGGTGTCGTCGCCTACGTCGCGCCGAACGACGTGAACAACAACGAGGACTCCGCCTACGACCGGTTCTTCGAGAAGGTCGGCACCGCCGAGTGCCGCGACAAGCTGAACGCGGTGCAGCGCGAGGCACTCGTCCGCCGTGACTCGCTGGAGGCGCTGTACACCGAGTACGCGGCCGACAACGGCCACACCTTCAAGACGATCGGTTCGCTCGACAAGGCCTTCGAAGCCGTCGTCCTCGACTACGCCTGGGCCTTCTGGCAGTACAGCCTGGTGAGCGACTGCGCGTCGGTCCCCGTCGCGGCAACCGCCTCGGACCAGGAGATCTGGGACAGCGTCGACGCCATCTCCGGCTTCTCCTTCTACACCGACCAGGGCCTGGAGCCGTACACCCCGTACTACTACCAGGCGGGCACCGAACTCGGCGCGCCGGCCATCGAGCTGCCCCACCTCAAGGGCCTGAGCCGCTACGGCTACCAGGCACCGCGCAACTTCGTACCGCGGGAGATCCCCATGCGCTTCAAGCCGTGGGTGATGGACGACGTGGACGGTTGGGTCCGTCACCACGCACGGCAGATGCTGTTCGTCTACGGCGAGAACGACCCGTGGGGTGCCGAGCCGTTCCGGCTCGGCAAGGGCGCGCGGGACAGCTATGTCTTCACCGCTCCCGGCGCCAACCACGGTGCCAACGTCGCCGGTCTGAAGGCGGACCAGCGGGCGAAGGCCACCGCGCGGATCCTGGAGTGGGCGGGCGTCGCCCCGGCCGCCGTCCAGGAGGACCCGGCCAAGGCCAAGAGGCTGACGAAGCCGGACACGAAGCTCGACAAGCAGGACATCGAGCGGGAGCCGATGCTGCGTCCGTGA
- the recD2 gene encoding SF1B family DNA helicase RecD2, whose protein sequence is MSNLAVLEGVLERITYANEENGYTVARVDTGRGSSDLLTVVGSLLGAQPGESLRMEGRWGSHPQYGKQFTVENYTTVLPATVQGIRRYLGSGLIKGIGPRIAERIVDHFGAGTLDVIEQEPGRLVEVPGLGPKRTKMIGAAWEEQKAIKEVMVFLQGVGVSTSIAVRIYKKYGDASISVVKNQPYRLAADVWGIGFLTADRIAQAVGIPHDSPDRVKAGLQYALSQSTDQGHCYLPEEKLIADSVKLLQVDTGLVIDCLAELAAEEEGVVREQVPSPEGGDPVTAVYLVPFHRAELSLAAQLTRLLRTDEDRMPAFRDVAWDKALAWLAGHTGAELAPEQEQAVRLALTRKVAVLTGGPGCGKSFTVRSIVELARAKKAKVVLAAPTGRAAKRLAELTGAEASTVHRLLELKPGGDAAYDRDRPLDADLVVVDEASMLDLLLANKLVKAVAPGAHLLLVGDVDQLPSVGAGEVLSDLLADGSPVPSVRLTRIFRQAQQSGVVTNAHRINSGAQPLTQGLSDFFLFVEDDTEEAGRLTVDVAARRVPARFGLDPRRDVQVLAPMHRGPAGAGTLNGLLQQAITPARPDVPEKRFGGRVFRVGDKVTQIRNNYEKGKNGVFNGTVGVVTSLNPVDQRLTVLTDEDEEVPYDFDELDELAHAYAVTIHRSQGSEYPAVVVPVTTGAWMMLQRNLLYTAVTRARKLVVLVGSRKAIGQAVRTVSAGRRFTALDHRLTGGGFVGKIT, encoded by the coding sequence ATGTCCAATCTGGCAGTGCTCGAAGGGGTCCTGGAGCGGATCACCTACGCCAACGAGGAGAACGGGTACACGGTCGCCCGGGTCGACACCGGGCGCGGCAGCTCCGACCTCCTCACGGTGGTCGGCTCGCTCCTCGGCGCGCAGCCGGGTGAATCGCTGCGGATGGAGGGCCGCTGGGGCTCCCACCCGCAGTACGGGAAGCAGTTCACCGTCGAGAACTACACCACCGTCCTGCCCGCCACCGTCCAGGGCATCCGGCGCTATCTCGGCTCCGGCCTCATCAAGGGCATCGGGCCTCGTATCGCCGAGCGCATCGTCGACCACTTCGGCGCCGGCACCCTCGACGTCATCGAGCAGGAGCCCGGCAGGCTCGTCGAGGTCCCCGGCCTCGGCCCCAAGCGCACGAAGATGATCGGTGCCGCCTGGGAGGAGCAGAAGGCCATCAAGGAAGTCATGGTCTTCCTCCAGGGAGTGGGCGTCTCCACGTCCATCGCCGTGCGGATCTACAAGAAGTACGGGGACGCGTCGATCTCCGTCGTCAAGAACCAGCCCTACCGGCTCGCGGCGGACGTCTGGGGCATCGGCTTCCTCACCGCCGACCGCATCGCCCAGGCGGTGGGCATACCCCACGACAGCCCCGACCGGGTCAAGGCGGGTCTGCAGTACGCCCTGTCCCAGTCCACGGACCAGGGGCACTGCTACCTCCCGGAGGAGAAGCTCATCGCCGATTCGGTGAAGCTCCTCCAGGTGGACACGGGACTGGTGATCGACTGCCTCGCCGAGCTGGCGGCCGAGGAGGAAGGGGTCGTCCGGGAGCAGGTCCCCTCGCCCGAGGGCGGGGACCCGGTGACCGCGGTCTACCTGGTGCCCTTCCACCGCGCCGAGCTGTCCCTCGCCGCCCAGCTGACCCGGCTGCTGCGCACGGACGAGGACCGTATGCCGGCCTTCCGGGACGTCGCCTGGGACAAGGCGCTGGCCTGGCTCGCCGGGCATACGGGCGCGGAGCTGGCGCCCGAGCAGGAGCAGGCGGTCCGGCTCGCCCTCACCCGGAAGGTGGCCGTCCTGACCGGCGGCCCCGGCTGCGGCAAGTCGTTCACGGTCCGCTCCATCGTCGAGCTCGCCCGGGCCAAGAAGGCCAAGGTGGTCCTCGCCGCGCCCACGGGAAGGGCGGCCAAGCGGCTCGCAGAGCTGACCGGCGCCGAGGCGTCCACCGTGCACCGGCTCCTGGAGCTGAAGCCGGGCGGAGACGCGGCCTACGACAGGGACCGGCCGCTGGACGCCGATCTCGTGGTGGTCGACGAGGCCTCCATGCTGGACCTGCTGCTGGCCAACAAGCTCGTGAAGGCCGTGGCGCCGGGCGCTCATCTGCTGCTGGTCGGCGATGTGGACCAGCTCCCGAGCGTCGGCGCCGGAGAGGTCCTCAGCGATCTGCTCGCGGACGGCAGTCCGGTCCCGTCCGTCCGGCTCACCCGCATTTTCCGGCAGGCGCAGCAGTCGGGCGTGGTCACCAACGCCCACCGGATCAACTCCGGAGCTCAGCCCCTGACCCAGGGGCTGAGCGACTTCTTCCTCTTCGTCGAGGACGACACCGAGGAGGCGGGCCGGCTCACCGTCGACGTCGCCGCCCGGCGGGTCCCCGCCCGCTTCGGGCTGGACCCGCGGCGCGATGTGCAGGTCTTGGCGCCGATGCACCGGGGTCCCGCCGGCGCGGGCACCCTGAACGGGCTCCTGCAGCAGGCGATCACCCCCGCCCGCCCCGATGTGCCCGAGAAGCGGTTCGGCGGCCGGGTCTTCCGCGTCGGCGACAAGGTCACTCAGATTCGCAACAATTACGAGAAGGGGAAGAACGGAGTCTTCAACGGCACGGTCGGCGTGGTGACCTCGCTCAATCCGGTCGATCAGCGGCTGACGGTGCTGACGGACGAGGACGAGGAGGTGCCGTACGACTTCGACGAGCTCGACGAGCTCGCCCACGCCTACGCCGTCACGATCCACCGCTCCCAGGGCAGCGAGTATCCGGCGGTGGTGGTTCCGGTCACCACGGGGGCCTGGATGATGCTCCAGCGAAACCTGCTCTACACGGCCGTCACGCGCGCGAGGAAGCTCGTCGTGCTCGTCGGCTCCCGCAAGGCCATAGGGCAGGCGGTCCGCACGGTCTCGGCAGGCAGGCGCTTTACCGCACTCGACCACAGGCTGACAGGTGGAGGGTTCGTGGGAAAGATCACCTAA